TCTTTATCTTAGGGAATCCATGGGCAAAACAAAGTTCTCATCACAGGTGAAACCCAAGAGTCATGAGGgtcaaaaaatttattttcagcaGGACTTCTTTAAGGTAAATACATCtggtcaatttaattttaaaaaaacaacaatcagTCAATTCTGCAaaatatcattgtattgctgttATGGATGGTGGAGGTGAATAATCAGTGCATTAGAAATATGAGGCTGCCCAGCATGGGGGATGCTTTGGAGGGAGCAGAGAACAGGGGGAGGAAGACCTGCTTTGGGGCTGCTACAATAGTGCAGGCAGGAACTTGGTGGTGAGGGCTTGAAGGAGTCATGGGAACATCAGGGAGAATGGGAAGGACAAATTTGGGAGATGTTTCAGAGAGGAATGCACGGGGGTTATTTCCCAAGAAAGGTGCGAGAGAATAGAAGATTAATCAAATAAAGCCACAGGCTGCTGTTCCCATCAATCCACCCCTGGAGCCAATAATTCCATCAAACCAGAAGTTCCAGACACAGGTTTATTGATGAATATGCTCTTTGTCTGTAGATCTTCCCTGGTCTGCTTTCCTACCCAAGCCTGCAAACCTGCCCCAACTGCCTAGATCTCAGCAGGTGATCCCTCTTAACCAGAAGGCAATTTACTGTCTCTAGATGACAATGTGAGCTACAGGAATATTTTAGAAAAGGGAACATGGCCCTTATCAAGGGCACCCCCAAACAACCAAAGAAGTATTCgaattggaaagaaccttagacatcatctcatccaacctccATTTTGTTTCATAAATGATTAAACTCATACCCAAAGGGTTAAAGATGATTTATGCTAGACTACCTGATGCTTAAATGGAAAaccagaatccaggtcttctgtctcACGGTCAAGTGCTCCTCCCACTCCACTTCCTGCCTCCATTCACTCTAAAATATCTGATCCGTAGCACGTTGCTCTGATGGGATTTGAATCTGAGTCTGGCCAactcctacctgtgtgatcttcgGGAAAGCACTCGATTTCACCCTCAGCTCCCTCTTTCGGAGAAGAGTACCTGGTTTGGGAATGTCATGTTTGAAATGGAGGTGTGACAACGCAGTGCTGATGTCTTAGAAAAATCTAGAAGTTAAAGCATGGGCATAAGCAACTTTTCCAAGAAATCTAGCAGTGAAGGAGAGAACAGAGATGAGATGGAAGCCAGATGGGCTGGACACAGGGGTAGGGAACGTGGGGCCCTTAgctgcatgtggccctctaggtcctcaagttcagccctttgactgaattcaaatttcacagaccaaatccccttagtaaaaggatttgttctataaaacttggactcagtcaaaaggctggaACCAAGTTCctagaaggacacatgtggcctcaaggccacaggttccccaccctgacaGAATCGTCAAAGAATGTTTCTTTTAGAATTATGTCTGGAAGCTAAATGGAAGGTCAAGACTGCATAGAAAGGTGGCAGAGTCAGTAGCATGGTCAAACCCCTAGGGTTGAATGATATTTTCAAGAGAGAGGGAATAGAGAGAGAAGTGACCAGGAGCAGACCCTTCTGGACTCCCCTTTTTCAAAGGTCTATAAGGGATACAGAAGGAGTGATCAGAAAGGCAGGTGCAGTACTAACAGAATGTGATAGGTAAAATAATCatactagctagcatttaaatactATTTgtatagtgccaggcactgtgccaaacacttGACATTTATTCTCTCGTTTTATCCTCACACACACCCTCCATATTAAgtcctattattattcctattttacaattgaacAAGGGCAAACAAAAGGTAAACaactacccaaggtcacacagataataagtgtctgaagctggatttgaactcagatcttgacgATTCCATGTCTGGCACATTCTCCACTGTGATACCTGGCTGCCTTGGATTTAAAGCCAAAGAAGTAGATCCAATGACATGtaataggagggagagaattaagAGCAGGGGAGAATTCAGAGAGGATAAGGACTGAAAGAAAGGCCAGATGGTCTGAAAGCAAGAATCACTGATGGTCCTTGAGGAGATGGTCTCAATAGGGAGATGGGGATGGAAGCCCAGTACTAGGGGGTTGAGGAGAGGATGGgtttgggaggaaggggagacatTTAGGGGAGACTTTTACAAAGAAGGTTAGCAATAAGAAGGGAAAAGTTTCAAGATGGCAGCTTCATAAGATTAAGtgaacttttttgttgtttgggtTTAAGTTTTAGAATTGGGAAGACTTGGCATGTCTGtacaaagagaggaaggaaacatTGATGGTgcttgaaagagagaattgttGCTGTAGTAAGGTCCTGAAGGAGGGAGCAGATaacaggttcaaaagctcagGGAGAAGAATAAGACTTGGTAAGGAGAGGAGATGCCTCTTATTCTGAGGGAAgacagaagtagaagaaaacaaGTGGAGGGATGCTGAGAAGTGTTAAAGAAAGGGAGACTGGTTGTCTGAGGGCTGTGTATGATGTCCTCAATCTCAGTGAAGAAGGAGGCAGAATGGCAGAATTTGAGCATTAGGAGGGACCTCAATAACTATCTTGTACAACTCATACACAAAAGGAATCACCATTATTACATACCCAGAAAATGGCAAAGTCATCATTTGTGAGaatgaagttcagaaggaaggaagaagttggAGCTGATGCTGTGGGAAATAACATAAAGTGAATGAGGTAAAATAGAGATACTGTCTAGAATCAGGGGTTGTAACCTAGGCTCTCAGTGGCTGAAAGAATCagggtttcatgattttcttcactGACACTCTTCCAGGTGGAAGAGCAGTGAAATCAGATGCTGAAGGTTATACAGGAATAAATAATTACAGGTGATTAACAGTGAAAGTGAAGCATGTAAGGGAATGAAGGGTACTAACTAGTGAAACCTTTCAAGTGGCAGactgtgtgtgtgcgcacgcgtgtttgtccttcactgctgaagaccttgccattagagaaataatgacatgacttgcacttgactttgttttgagtgagggagggctgtgcaggtcaccagcctcacttctcctgcagagtcatctgcatccagtgaccagatattcatcaggatgactggagatgacccaggatgaggcaatttgtgttaagtgacttgcccaaggtcacacagctagtgagtgtgaagtgtctgaggtgagatttggactcggtcctcctgactcctgcactggtgctctatccactgcacaacctagctgcccctcccacGTGGGGTATACAGGAAGAGAAGCAGAATAAGGTTTTAGCCTAAGGgctatttgaatttcctttcctttatattataaGTATTTCTCTTGGTGGCTTGCAGAATTTGCTGCTTGCCATTAGAATTGTTGAATTTAATCACTAGGTATCTTGGAGTTTGAAGTCTAGGATTGTTTTTGATTGTTGTTTTTCTGAAGGCgatctatgaattctttccattggtgctttattttccatataaggggcagctaggtggtgcagtggctagagcaccagcgcaggagtcaggaggaccgagtccaaatctcacctcagacacttcacactcactagctgtgtgaccttgggcaagtcacttaaccccagttgcctcatcctaggtcatctccagttatcctgatgaatatctggtcactggattcagatggctctggaggagaagtgaggctggtaacctgcacagcccttcctcattcaaaacaaagtcaagtgcaactcatgtcatcatttctctaatggcatggtcttcttcagtaatgaagtacaaacacacatattttcCTTATTCAAAAGTTCTAGGGGTGTTATGTGTTGCATGATGATGCTCACAGTTTTTAACTTGTCATGTTTCTCACACTGGCCTATGATACTTAAGTTGTCTATTCAAGTTTTGTCCTCAAGATCAATATGTTTTACTTTTATGCAATTCATGCATTATGTACACAGATCTCTCAGTGTTATtgggttttgtttctcttttccagaTTGTCTTTCCCTCCAGTACATTTGCATTCCTCATCTATTgttccctttttcatttctttggagaaACTTAACAAGGTAGATTCAGGATTCCAGATACAGGTTGAAGTCAAAGGACTGAATGAGATTTTCAAGGGAGGGAGAGTAGATAAAGAAGAGAAGTAAGTCAAAGTCAGACCTTTGAGGGAAACCTTCCTTCAGAGGTCTGTAAAGAATACAGAAGAAGTGCTTAGAAAGGGGGGAGAACTAAGAAAATGTGATAGTTCTAAAACCGAGGCTTAGAGAAATAGCATGGAATATGAGAAATAGGCCTGACCGTGGTATCAGAGGATCTGGGATCAGATCTGCTGCTttctagctgtgcaaccttgggtaAAATTGTTAACCTCTCTGAATACCAGTTTCCTCCTCCACAAAATAAAGGAATCAGGCTAGTAGATCTCCAGCTCTCTTCAGGTTCTAAATGTAGGCTTCTAGGAgactctataaaatgaaatgtccTGAACCGTTCTCCATATGTGGTGAGATCAGGACTGTTACTTCCTTTTCTCAGAGAACCAGATCAAGCTGGCGTATACCTCATTAGCAACTCTTAAATTGAAATCAGAGTGCACAAAATACTCTCCCATGGTACTTCCTTTTAGGTGTTTGTGGTCAACAGGATTTGGCTGAATCAGCTATTAATTGGACCCAGTGTGGCCATTCCTATGTTGTTATATTCTCTTGAAGTACAAAGAGGTCACAGACCTAAACAACTTGAGAACCACCTTTATAATCACAGCACAGCTTCTGTCCTGCCTCATCAGTGAGCTCACCTGCCCTCTCAAGCATTTGTTTGGATCTGACCCTCTCATTTCAGATCCAGGTGGGATAAAGTCAAATTTGTTTCCAGCAGTGGATGGTCCACTCTGAAGAGTGGACAAAGGTCATCTCTCTCTAACAATTCTGATAGATCTGTCCAAAGTTTGGATTCATCTCAAATGATGTGAGATGATGCAGTGAGCAGGGCAGTATTACCTTAGCATTTGCATTTCATTCACCAGGAGACAGCTTCCTTCCTATAGGATATTACCTAATTATATCCTTTAAAGAAGCATAAGTACAATACTCATAACATTTTATTATTCACTCCAATGAGGGAGATCATGAGCATAGAATGTCAAAGCCAGCGACACAAGATTATATGTTTGCATTCCCAATCAGGGAGGTCTGAGGGATACTTGGCCCTGTGGTTCTAAAGGCTACATGGTGCCATTTCCCTTCAGGGTCAGTTTATGAGCCACACAAGAAACTCAGTCTCATTCTTTCATAATCCAGCTTCATCACCTACAGGTTTGAATGATCTTCAGTGGTTCCCCCAAACTAAACCCACCCTCAAAGAATGAAGATTTGTCATCATCAAGGAGTTTCAAAGCAATGCTGGAGATGCAGGAGGTAATTCCCAAAGACAAGTGACCTAGAAGTTTTGAATAATGTCAGCATCattggaaaagggaaggaaacatgattttatgaagtgcctactttGTTGTAGCCACTGACctaagggaattttttttaagtctggattttcacaacagccctgccAGGTAAGTGCTGTTATAATTTTGATTTCACAATTGAAGAAAGTgagttagaggttaagtgacttccccaaggtcacataattagaaAGTTTCTTAATctcaatttgaattcaggtcttcctgatgtcaggcccagcactctatacattgCACCACCGAGGTGCCTCAAAATATCAAGAATATATAAAGCATAAGCCTAAAGATCCTTAAGGTGACTACTTTGAAAGGATGAATTTCTTTTAGTATGATTGTTAAAAAAAGCAAGCCCCATTGTGGTTTGAGCTTATACATGCAGACAGAGCCAACTGTGGGCAAAATTTTCTAAGGAGAGAGAGTTTGCAATTAATtcactttcttgatttctctttgcttccctttcctattttcttctctgattaCTGTTCCACCCCAGGATCACCTCTTCTCAATCTtgtgccttcccctcccccatccccttagtgtatttgcatcagtttcctctaTGAAAATGAGTTCTGAAGAGATTGGATATCTTTACCCTTGATAAGAGACTTATGGGAAACATGACAATGTAATGACAAATGTGTGTGTTGGCTTTTGTTCCACATGCCCTCATAATGTATCACTGAGTATGCATGTCACATTGAGGCTCTATCCAGTGAAGCCTGGGGTGTTGTGACCTGTCTAAGGTGGCCTAGTGAGTATAATGTTAgcttggagtcaggtagactgAATGTAcatcaaatttcacctcagatgtttactacctatgtgaccgtGGGGTCAGACACAGGGAATGAAagcaaatgaaatgaatgaatgaaagcaggatgaacagtctttcttttttactatttatctcagtgcttggcacatagtaggcacttaataaatgcttattagctgACTGAATGAATGTCATACTCACAGAGCTTTTGTATAAAGTAGCAGATGCTCCATCACTGAACTCAGTGCAGAGGGATCAGTGAGTATCAATGAAGCAATTGAGGAAAGAGACAGAACTCTAAAAACATAAGTTGAGGATTCCAGTTCAAGTCATGGCTCCTCCCTTTAGTGGCTGTCCTTTGATATTTATATAAGTCTcccattctcaaggtctctctgaagaactttggaatctatTGTATgccatgggagacactgaccAAAACCTGCCTATGGTatacccacatcaaagaaggtgctctCTGTGCTCTTTAAGCAAAGCAGATTGTAgcagttcaaaagaaacatgaaatgcacaaatttagagaatccaccccaaatgttctcatggactatttgtgctagacctgtggtagagcattctgagctcctattggtctgattagcAACATTCAGACACAttataacttgactctaacatagtaatgtcattttggttctaAAGACAACAACCATTGATATGAGTATGTGTTTGTCCATCTTTGTCCTTCCTGGGCTCTCTCTGTTCTGGGTTAAGTACATCCCATTGATTCCTGTAGCCAGTAGTGTGGTAAAGTGAGATGAGACAGAGCAAGGGGTTAACTCTCTTCTCCCCTAAACAATGAtatcttctattttcatttcagCTATGAAGGACATTAAGGAAAGGGGAAACCAAACAGATGTCACTGAATTCATCTTCCTGGGGTTTTCCAACCACCCACAACTGCAGGGATTGTTCTTCCTGATATTTTTGATTATATACCTAGTAACTCTTTTGGGTAACCTTCTCATATTAACAGCAATCAGAATCAACCCTCTTCTTCATACTCCTATGTATTATTTCCTCAGCAACTTGTCCTTCCTGGACATCTGCTATACCTCCACCACTGTCCCCATCATGCTGGTGAATTTCTTCCAAGAGAAGAAGACCATTACCTATGAAGGCTGCCTTGCCCAGGTCTTCTTCCTTGTTACTTTTGCAGGTTCTGAGTGTGTCCTGTTGGCTGCTATGGCTTATGACAGATTTGTAGCCATTTGCTATCCATTACGTTACCCAGTTCTCATGAGCAAGAGGATCTGTGCCTACTTGGCAACTGGGTCCTGGTTGTGTGGGTTAGTGAATTCTTTGACACACACAGGTCTCACTACAACTCTCACTTTGTGTGGTCCTAACCAGATCAGCCATTTTCTCTGTGATATCCCCCTGCTTCTAAAGCTCTCTTGTTCAGACACATTGGTCAATGAGGTTGCACTCTATATATCCAGTGCCACCATTGGTCTGAGCCCCTGCCTCTTCACTGCTGTGTCCTATATTCTCATTATCTCTGCCATCTTGAAAATCCAGTCTGCTCAGGGACGGCAAAAAGCCTTCTCCACCTGTGCTTCTCACCTTACTGTGGTGGTCATCTACTATGGAACTTCTAACATCAACTATGATCAGCCCAGCTCAGGCtactctctggatgtggatatccTGGTCTCTGTCCTCTTCTGTATTGTCACTCCCATGTTAAATCCTATTATCTACAGCTTGAGAAACAAGGAAGTCAAAGTGGCCTTGAGGAAACTATATGAAAGGTATATTTTACCCAGTGATTCTAGTGTTCAAatcagttcttaacctggagtctacgaacttgatttagaaaaatatttattaacttttcaacataatgttttcctttgtaaacctgtgtattttgtgcatttaaaagctTTATTCTCCACCATCACTGTCCTTTCTATTCTTTCCATTCTGCATTTTTATCTTCAGCCTTTAcctatctactggctccttcctgaCTGTCAATAAACATGCCCCATTTCTCTTCATCTGCTAAAAACCTCTGTGACCCCATGGTTATCAGctcatatctctcctcctttgtgGCTAAGCTGCTTACcagtgcctccattttctctcctttcaatcTCTCTAAGTTCTCTAGATTCTGCCTTCTGACCTCaccattcaattgaaactgcACTCCAAAGTTATCCATGATCCCCTCATTGCTGAATCTAATGGccctttctcagtccttatccatAGCCTTTACCACTGTTAATCACCCtcttcttttcaattctttcttccttctaggtttttctgacacTATCCTATCCTAGTACTCCTCCTACATAGATgatcactcctcagtctccttttttgGATCATTATTTAACTCTTGCTCACTAATCTTGGGTGCCCCACAAAATTCTGTCCTGAactgtcttcccttttctctataTATAATTTCACTTAGTGATTTAAGcagtttccatggatttaattatcatatcTCTGCTGATGATCCTCAAATCTATTTATCTGGTACTAaacctctctgttgacctccagtctcatatctccaaatacattttaaacatCTCTAATTGATTATCTTATtgactggccatgtccaaaactgagctcagCATTCCCCCTAAATCCTcccttttttctaatttctctttgctattaATGGCACCCCTATCCTCCTAGTCCCCAGGATCACAATCTTGGTGTCATTAATGACTCTTCACTCTTACTGTCTCTATCTTAGTACCAAATCTGGAGATGTTCCCATCAAAACATCTTTTACATatgttccttctctcttctgactgtGCCACCTTACTGTTATGAGACCCTCACCACCTTATGTCTAGAGTACTCCAATGTTTGCTGATtagactctctctctctactccagttcatccttcacttagatgtcaaaatgatcttcctaaagcacaggtctgatcatctcacctctctcctcaacaaactccagtgccTCTATATGATCAGAAGGATCACATATAAAATGGTGTGTTATTCAGAGCATGTCATAACCTTCTCCTCCTCACCTTTAGTCTACTTACATCTTATAATCCATCAATCCA
The DNA window shown above is from Notamacropus eugenii isolate mMacEug1 chromosome 2, mMacEug1.pri_v2, whole genome shotgun sequence and carries:
- the LOC140523935 gene encoding olfactory receptor 5V1-like, with protein sequence MKDIKERGNQTDVTEFIFLGFSNHPQLQGLFFLIFLIIYLVTLLGNLLILTAIRINPLLHTPMYYFLSNLSFLDICYTSTTVPIMLVNFFQEKKTITYEGCLAQVFFLVTFAGSECVLLAAMAYDRFVAICYPLRYPVLMSKRICAYLATGSWLCGLVNSLTHTGLTTTLTLCGPNQISHFLCDIPLLLKLSCSDTLVNEVALYISSATIGLSPCLFTAVSYILIISAILKIQSAQGRQKAFSTCASHLTVVVIYYGTSNINYDQPSSGYSLDVDILVSVLFCIVTPMLNPIIYSLRNKEVKVALRKLYERYILPSDSSVQISS